Genomic DNA from Gorilla gorilla gorilla isolate KB3781 chromosome 13, NHGRI_mGorGor1-v2.1_pri, whole genome shotgun sequence:
GCGGCTCTTGACCCCGGCTTTCTTGCTTCGGGAGGGTGAACGGCTGCGGAGTGCCCTCGCCCCCAGAGTCATTCCGCGGGGCTTGAGGGGAAAACGTCCTGCTGAGTGCGGCGCTTCTTGACTGCTACTCTGCTTTCACGTGCTTTTAGTGAGTACAGTCGGCATCTTATATTTCCTGCTTGTGTGGAGGCAACATGAAAGGCTTTTTGCAGTGGAATTAACTTTGTAGATGGCTCTACAATTAACTGTATAGATAGTTTCGTAAACTATTTCCCCCCTTTTAATCCTTAGCTGAACATCTCCTTCCCAGCCACTGGCTGCCAGAAACTCATTGAAGTGGACGATGAACGCAAACTTCGTACTTTTTATGAGAAGCGTATGGCCACAGAAGTTGCTGCTGACGCTCTGGGTGAAGAATGGAAGGTAAAAGTTGACAAATTGTTGCAGGTATTTAAGTCAGAGACGGTAAACGCCATTGGTAACTGGTGTTTGGAATGGGGTTCAGACTCCGGGTTCTGGCTTCTGACCTTTGGTAAGTTGCTTCCGAATGCCACTTTATAAAGTAGAGGCACTACCTTGGAGGGGGGGACGTAGAGTAAGCCATAAAATATACGTAAAGTTTACATCAACATAATTCTTGCCCTGCATCATGCATTTGGCAATATGTCACATAGCTGTCCTCATAATCCCCAAAGTGCCAAAAAGGGTTGTATCTGATTTGTTTGTtgctgtttgatattttatcttcttattgCTATTATCTCTAATAAAACATCGGTTAGAAATGCGACTTGACATTTGATAATTGAACTTGACAAGTTGGGAATATAGACAAAACTTACTGATCAGAGAAAACGTGCTTAAGTTCAAATTGGTTTTCATAATTAATAATACTTTCTCATATAGGTGTGTTCACAGAGGTCACAATCCTGTACTGTATAATTTTGGAATAGAAATAGTAAATGTGTCATTGTATGCTCTTGCAGGGTTATGTGGTCCGAATCAGTGGTGGGAACGACAAACAAGGTTTCCCCATGAAGCAGGGTGTCTTGACCCATGGCCGTGTCCGCCTGCTACTGAGTAAGGGGCATTCCTGTTACAGACCAAGGAGaactggagaaagaaagagaaaatcagtTCGTGGTTGCATTGTGGATGCAAATCTGAGCGTTCTCAACTTGGTTATTGTAAAAAAAGGTGAGGGTTACTTGTGTTCAATTTTCGTTGAAATAGATTTAAAGCCAGTTGTCCAAATGCTTATTCATTTGCGGTATCCAGACTTACAGACCAATGGATTTGTTTCTTTACCATCAATTCAACATTAAACATTCTGATTTAGGATTCTTAAGGAAGTTGTTGAATTAAAATCTCTTCAATTGTCTCTTCTAAGGAGAGAAGGATATTCCTGGACTGACTGATACTACAGTGCCTCGCCGCCTGGGCCCCAAAAGAGCTAGCAGAATCCGCAAACTTTTCAATCTCTCTAAAGAAGATGATGTCCGCCAATATGTTGTAAGAAAGCCCTTAAATAAAGAAGGTAGGAGGGATTATGCAATTAGGGCTTGCCCAATTTTGGTAATTTGTCTATCATTTTGTGTGCATATCAGAAGATAAATATGTGCCTTTGGAAGGCCTTAGCACTATTCACTTGCAgtttttacagaaaatatttggggGTGGCCAGCATACCCAGTTGGTATTAATCCTTGCTTATTATATCCAGTGCCTTGTAGAGTGCAGTAATTTCGTTGAAAATCTGCTTGTGAATCTTTGATGTATACATTATCCAAAAATAACCTGACTTTAAGGTCATTGCTATCTGGTTTAGGAGTCACATGGTTGAGAATTCTGGGACTATTATCTCAGCACCACACACTTTGTAATTTTATATCAGATgttctaaattattattaatattttttaagagatgaggtcagactgttgcccaggctggtcttgaacccttgagctcaagtgatcctcccaccttggcttcccaaagtgctgggattacgggcatgagccaccacacccagcccgaaATTATTTTTTGGCTTACAAAAGAAGTTGCTTTAAACTTCTGTTTCATCTGTAGGATATGGATAACAATAGTTAAGAGTTGTGAGAATTAGAACTTAGAGACCTTACTCAGAATACTAGGGAGCAGGTGTTAGGGATTCTGGAGCTTTACCTTTTAAGAACTTGTGTCCATATAGTAGACAACATACTCACCAGTGAGGACCTCAAATAACAATATTTCTGTGGTGAAATTTGGGgatatttatgttaaataaacaGCATGTCAGTCAAGGTTGGGTTTTCCTGACAAAATTTGAAAGAATTTCTCTGGATTTTGGTTTTCAGGACTGGTGTGATTTAACATACATGGCATAGATAGTACACGTCTGTTAAGTCAGTAATTACACTTATTTGAGCACAGGTACTGTTCAAGGTGCTGAGAATACAGTATAGACAAATTCCTACCCTTATGAAGCTGacgttgcaaaaaaaaaaagcaattgacaAATAGGTGGCAGTTGCCCATAATCATAGCCCTGGAAATAATCCGTATAATACAAGCGTGGTCTGGTTGATGGGTATTTTTAGATGGTTCTTGTGTCTATAGTAGGAGGCTTAACATTTTAGCAGAACCTGAACATCTGAGCATTTAGCCTAAGGCAATTAACTCCCACAAAGTGTCCATGAAACAAATACATCTGAAAAGGCCTATGCTCCAATGCAGATCTGTAATCCATGAGCAGTTTTGGAGTACAGATCAGATTAATGAAGATACTTTAACAACATGCCACATAATCTGATGTTAATAGTTAACGTTACCCCTGAATTGGCAGGAATTGTCAAAGGAAATAGAGATGCAAGCTTACATCAAACTTAAAAGTATGGCAGGATGATTATGTAGATAATGTGTTAACTGGTTTTCACAGACAAATTAATTATGCACAGTTATATATTAACATAATGCCACTGTATTTTAGTAAAACTGGAAGGTAGTAAAAGTTAGCCTGGTTATTTTTCAGGACTTGGTTTcccttatatttttataatatttaaccaATCTTCTAGATTTCTGTGGAGGGGCAAAAAGCATTTTAGAATAGTTCTGATTTGATTTTAAAGGCCTCATTATAGGTTTTCATAGATGCTGTTAATGAAGCTTAcgtttattatgtttttaaagtagATGGGGAGTCTAACAAAACAAGTATTGAAATGATTGAGTCCTTTGAATTTTTAGGTAAGAAACCTAGGACCAAAGCACCCAAGATTCAGCGTCTTGTTACTCCACGTGTCCTGCAGCACAAACGGCGGCGTATTGCTCTGAAGAAGCAGCgtactaagaaaaataaagaagaggctGCAGAATATGCTAAACTTTTGGCCAAGAGAATGAAGGTTAGTCTAAGATGATTTGAGGGGGTGGGAGGAGTTCGACCTGGCTTTGGATTTGCATCTTTAACCCAGAAAGC
This window encodes:
- the LOC101131142 gene encoding small ribosomal subunit protein eS6; this translates as MKLNISFPATGCQKLIEVDDERKLRTFYEKRMATEVAADALGEEWKGYVVRISGGNDKQGFPMKQGVLTHGRVRLLLSKGHSCYRPRRTGERKRKSVRGCIVDANLSVLNLVIVKKGEKDIPGLTDTTVPRRLGPKRASRIRKLFNLSKEDDVRQYVVRKPLNKEGKKPRTKAPKIQRLVTPRVLQHKRRRIALKKQRTKKNKEEAAEYAKLLAKRMKEAKEKRQEQIAKRRRLSSLRASTSKSESSQK